The sequence AGGCGGCTCTCCGAGCCAGTCACACCCAGCCCGTCCTCCTTATATAGAGAGGAGGATGCCTGCCCCGCCTGGAATCACCCGCAAGCTGCTCTTCGCCTTCGGGGCGCTCGTGGCGCTGTTCGCCGCCGCGTCCCTGTTCGCGCTCGGGCGCATCAACGAGATTCACGAGGGGACGCACGCCCTCCAGGCCGCCAGCGGCCGCGTCCGTGCCGCGCTGGAGCTCGCCACCGCCGTGCGAGACCAGTACGCCCACCTGGCCCACACCATCATCCTCGGCAACGACAGCCATGCCCGCTTCCACGCCGACGCCCGGGCACGCGTGGAGGCGCTCACCCGTAAGCTCTGGGAGCAGGCCCAGGATGCCGAGGAGCGCGCCTGGGTCGGTGACATCCAGGAGTCCGGCGATGCGCTGGACCGGCTCTACCGCGACACGCTGCTGCCCGCCGTGGTCTCCAAGGATCAAGCTGCGGTGACAGCCGCCCACGGCCACGCGCTGGAGCTTGTCGCCACCATCCAGGCCCGCGCGGATGCGCTCGCCCGGCGCTTCGATGCCTCCATTGGCTCGTTCGAGGAGCACGTGGGGGCCGTGGAACATGCGAGCTTCCTGTGGGCCGTGGTGTTCCTTGGAGGCGCCACCCTGTTCGCCGCGGGCGTGGGGCTCTACATCGGCAACTCGGTGGCGCGGCCGGTGGCGCGGCTCACGGAGGGCGCCTCCCGTCTGGCTCAGGGAGACTTGAACACCCGCATCCCCGAGGGTGCTCCGGATGAGTTCGGCCGGCTCGCAGCCCAGTTCAACCGGATGACTGAGGCGCTGCGCGCGCACCAGGAGCAGCTCGTCCAGCACGAGAAGCTCGCGGGCATCGGCCGGCTCGCGGCGGGCGTGGCGCATGAGATCAACAACCCGCTCGGCGTCATCCTCGGCTATGTCCGCCTGCTCCAGCGCAAGGCCGAGGGCTCGCTCGCGGAGGATCTCAAGGTGTTGGAGGAGGAGGCCGTCCGCTGTCAGCAGATCGTCGAGGGGCTCTTGGATCTCTCCCGCCCTGGCCGGGTCGCCGTGGAGCCACTGGCCCTGCGTGAGGTCTGCACTGAAGTCGTGGCCCGCCTCCAGGAGTCGCCGAAGCTCAAGGGCGTGGAGGTGCGTGTGGAGGGAGATGCCCCCGCCTGGGCCCATCCGCAGCGGGTGCGGCAGGTGCTCTTCAACCTCGTGGTGAACGCGGCCGAGGCGGCGAGCTCGGGCGGCCGGGTGGAGGTGCGCATCGAGCCCCAAGCCGGAGGAGGCGCGAGCGTGGCGGTGTCGGACTCGGGGCCTGGGGTGAAGCCGGAAGAGCGTCCTCGCCTCTTCGAGCCCTTCTTCACGACGAAGTCCTCGGGCACGGGGCTGGGGCTCGCGGTGAGCCAAGCCATCGCCCACGCGCACGGCGGACGCATCGAGGCGGATGCAGGCCCACTGGGCGGAGCGCGCTTCACGCTGCACCTGCCGCCGCCTCGGGAGGGCGCATGAGCGCACCGGACAAGCCGAGCGTCCTGGTGGTGGACGACAAGGAGAACATGCTCAAGCTGTTCTCGCGCATCCTCGGGGACGCCTACGCGGTGACGACGGCGGCGGACGGGGAGCGGGCGCTGGGGCTGCTGGCCTCGCGCGAGTTCGACGTGGTCGTCACCGACATCCAGATGCCCGGAGCGGACGGCTTCGCGGTGCTGCGCGAGGTGAAGCGGCGCTGGCCGGCCACGGAGGTGGTGCTCGTCACGGCCTACGCCAGCATCCCCAAGGCGGTGGAGGCCATGCGCGAGGGTGCCTATGACTATCTGGCCAAGCCGTTCGACCCTGACGAGGTGGCGCTCGTGGTGGCCCGGGCGCTGGAGCAGCGGCGGCAGCGGCGCGAGGCCGAGGGGCTCAAGCAGCAGCTCGCGGCGGCCCCGGACTTCCACGGGCTGCTCGGCACCAGCGCGGCGATGCGGCAGACCTGCGCCCTCCTGACCCAGGGCGCCGCGAGGGACTTCACGGTGCTGCTCACGGGGGAGACTGGCACGGGCAAGGAGCTGGCCGCGCGCGCGGTGCACGCCGAGAGCCCTCGGAAGGGCCGCCCCTTCGTGGCGGTGAACTGCGGCGCGCTGCCGGCGGAGCTGGTGGAGAGCGAGCTGTTCGGCCACGCGAAGGGCGCCTTCACGGGAGCCACGGTGGCCAAGGCCGGGCTCTTCGAGGAGGCCCACGGCGGCACGCTCTTCCTGGACGAAGCCGGAGACCTGCCGCTGGCGATGCAGGTGAAGCTCAACCGCGCGCTGCAGGAGAAGGAGGTGCGGCGCGTGGGCACCACCCAGCCCATCAACGTGGACGTGCGGGTGGTCGCCGCCACGCACCGGGATCTCCAGGCCGAAGTATCCGCGGGCCGCTTCCGCGAGGACCTCTACTACCGTCTCAATGTCTTCACCGTGCGGATGCCCGCCCTGCGAGAGCGGCGCGAGGACATTCCGCTGCTCGCCATGCACTTCCTGGCCAAGGCAGGCCGCCCTCTCGAAGGCTTCACCCCCGAGGCGCTCCGCACCCTGACGGCGTACGCGTGGCCGGGCAATGTGCGGCAGCTCGAGAACGCCGTGGCGCGGGCGGTGGCGGTGGCACCGGGGCCTCGCATCCGCCCCGAGGATCTGCCGCCCGAGCTGAGCCCGTCCTCCAGCGGTGGAGGCCCGCTGCCCGCCGAGAGCCTGGCCAAGATGCCCTACCGCGAGGCCGTGGACAGCGCCCGGGATGCCGTGTCGCGCGAGTACCTGGTGGCGCTGATGCAGGAATTCGGCGGAAACGTGACCCACGCCGCCGAGCGCGCCGGCATGGAGCGCGAGAGCCTCCACCGGCTCCTCAAGCGCTACGGCGTGCGCTCCGACGACTTCAAACGCTCGGAATGACTGGGTAACGCACTGCACTGCAAAAGCCGCAGAACATGTTGCGGGAAATGTAGGTGTAGGTAGCAACTCTGGTTCTCAGCGCTCGATAAATGGGCAGGGTCTCTTTTTCCAAGAAATGAGCTTCTGCCCATGACCGCCGTCAGCGCCGCCCAGCGTACCGCCCAGACCTCCTTCGCCGCCGTCGCCGCCAGCGATCCCACGCTGCGCCAGGGCGCCAAGGGTGCGTCCGTGACGCAGCTGCAGAACCTGCTGCGCAACAAGGGCTACAACATCGCGGCGGATGGGGACTTCGGCCCGAAGACGACTGCGGCGGTGAAGAGCTTCCAGTCCTCGCGCGGGCTGACTGCGGATGGAATCGTGGGCCCGAAGACGTGGGCGGCGCTGCGCGGCGGCGTCGTGTCCAACCCGGGCACGCCCGCGGGCGGCAAGCAGGTGACGGCGTACACCAACGGCCGGCCCTCCACCATCACCGTGGTCCCCGTGGGCAACGGCCAGTACATGCGCGCGGACGCCGCCCGGAACTTCAAGGCCATGCAGGCCGCGGCCGCCAAGGCCGGCGTCAACCTGTCGGCCACCAGCGGCTTCCGCACCATGGAGCAGCAGCGGGTGCTCTACCAGAAGTACCTCAACGGCACGGGCAACCTCGCCGCCAAGCCGGGCTACTCCAACCACCAGAACGGCATCTCCATGGACGTGGGTGGCATTGGCAGCTACAGCAGCAAGGCCTTCAACTGGATGAAGAACAACGCCGCCAAGTACGGCTTCCAGAACGACGTGCGCGGCGAGTACTGGCACTGGACGTTCAAGGGCTAATTTCAGCCTGTGTGAAATCCGCCTTCCCCGCACTGAGCACTGGCGATCCGAGGCCGGTGCGGATAGTCACGGCCCCGCAACGGGAGGGGCTCGTGCATGTCACGGCCTTCCGTTGGTTCCCGCGCCCACGCAGGTGGGCGCCCAGGAGGCCGGATGCTCCAGAAGCTGATGCCCAAGTCGGACGAGTTCTTCGACGACTTCGACGCCCAGTGTGCCGTCACGGTGGAGGGCGCGAAGATGCTCCACGCCCTGCTGAGCGACTACAAGGACGTCGCTGCCCGCGTGCAGGCGCTCAAGGACGTCGAGCACAAGGGCGATGAAGTCACCCACCGCGCGTTCAACCGGCTGCACCAGCAGTTCATTACCCCGTTCGACCGGACGCAGATCCACACGCTGCTGGGCCGCATCGACGACGTGCTGGATTTGACGAACGCGGCGGCGGCGCGGCTGCACTACTACGAAATACAGTCCAGCCTGCCGGACGCCGTGGAGCTGGCGCGGCTGCTGGTGCTGAGCGCGGAGAAGGTCCGCGAGGTGGTCGCGGCGCTGCGGCTCATCAAGCAGCCGCAGCAGATCCTGGATGGGTGCAAGGCCATCAAGAAGCTGGAGACGCAGGCGGACGAGGTGCTGCGCGCGGGCATGGGCCGGCTGTTCAAGAGCGGCGCGGATCCGCTCACCATCATCAAGTGGAAGGAGATCTACGATCTCATCGAGACGGCCACGGACAAGTGCTTGAGCGTGGCCAACGTCATCGAGGGCGTGGTCCTGGAGCACTCCTGACATGCTGCTCACGGCTGTCGTCGTCATTGTCGCGGTCGCGCTCATCTTCGACTTCATCAACGGCTTCCACGACGCGGCGAACTCCATCGCCACGGTGGTGTCCACGCGCGTGCTGTCGCCGAACCTGGCCGTGGCCTGGGCAGCCTTCTTCAACTTCATCGCGGCGTTCAGCGGCGGAGTGAAGGTGGCCAACACCATGGGCAAGGGCATCATCAACTTCGACATGCTCAAGGCCCAGGGCTCCACAGCCGTGCTGATGGTCATCTTCTCGGCCCTGGTGGGCGCCATCGCCTGGAACCTGCTGACGTGGTGGTGGGGGCTGCCGTCCTCCTCCTCTCACGCGCTGGCGGGAGGGATGATTGGCGCCACGCTGCCGGTGCTGGGCTTCGCCGGGCTGATGGGGACGGGCATCGCGACCATTGCCGCCTTCATCGTGCTGTCGCCGCTCATCGGCATGACGATGGCCATCTTGCTGATGCTGGCCAGCACCTGGAGCGTCCGCAAGCAGACCCCGCTCAAGGTGGACACGTGGTTCCGGCGGCTGCAGTTGGTGTCCTCGGGCATCTTCTCGTTCAGCCATGGCACCAACGACGCGCAGAAGGTGATGGGCATCATCGCCGTGGTGCTCTTCGGCACCATCTGGAAGGACCGGGAGTTCCACATCGACTGGTGGATGATCCTCTCGTGCCACGCGGCCATCGCCCTGGGGACCTTCTTCGGCGGCTGGCGCATCGTCCGGACGATGGGCCACAGCCTGACGAAGCTGGCGCCCATTGGCGGGTTCGCGGCGGAGACGGGCGGCGGTGTCACCATCATCGCGCTGGCGAAGCTGTGGGGCATTCCGGTCTCCACCACGCACACCATCACCGGCGCCATCGTGGGCGTGGGCTCCACCAAGGGCTGGCGCGCGGTGAAGTGGGGCGTGGCAGGCCGGATCATCTGGGCCTGGGTCTTCACCATTCCGGCTTCGGCGACCATGGCCATCCTCGTCTACGGGCTCACCTGGGCCGTGGTGCGGATGGTGGGGTAGTTCCGGGCGGGGTGGGTGGGCGCCAGCCGGACTCCCGGACTAGGCTCCCTCCCAGTCATGGACGAGTCCGCGAAGTCCGCCCCGCCCTCGGAGGACGGGGAGGACTCCCCCCAGCCGCAATCGCGGGATGAGGTGGTGCCCTCTGCCGGGGATGCGTTCGCTCCCACGCTCCACCCGAGCCAGCGGACGGGCTCGATAGGGGGCGTGGCGCCCATGCAGGGCGGGTGGGACTTGCCCCTGGTGGAGCGCAAGCGCTACCTGCTGGATGGCATCGTCGCCGAGGGCGGCCACGGACGCATCCTGCGCGCGAAGGATCTCCACCTCGAGCGGCTCGTGGCGCTCAAGGAGCCGATTGCGCCGGGCTCGTCCACCGAGGACACCTTTCTGCGTGAGGCCCGCATCACCGCGCGGCTCCAGCACCCCTCTATCGTGCCGGTGTACGAGGCGGGGCGGTGGCCCGGCGGCCCGCCCTTCTATGCGATGAAGCTGGTGTCGGGGCGCTCGCTGGCGCACGTCGTGGAGGCCATGCGGACGTTGGAGGAGCGCCTGGCCGCGCTGCCGCATGTGCTCGCGGTGGCCGAGGCCATGGCCTACGCGCACAGCCAGCGGGTCATCCACCGAGACCTCAAGCCCTCCAACATCCTCGTGGGCGAGTTCGGTGAGACGGTCGTCGTCGACTGGGGGCTGGCCGAGGAACTGGAACGGCCAGAGCGCCACGCTCCCGGTACCGTCCTGGGGACTCCGGCCTATATGCCTCCCGAGCAGGCCGCAGGGCAGCCCGTGGACGAGCGCGCGGACGTCTATGCGCTGGGGACGATCCTCTATCACCTGCTCTCGGGCCGGATGCCCTACACGGGCGTCACCTCCCGGGAGATCCTCAAGCAGGTGGTTCGCGAGGAGCCCGCGCCACTGGCCCAGCTTCAGCCTCGGCTCCCCAAGGAGCTGTCGGGCCTGGTCTCCCGGGCGATGGCGCGCGAGCCCTCGCAGCGCTACCCCACGGCCCGTGAGCTGGCCGAGGACTTGCGCCGCTTCCTGCGAGGCCAGCTGGTGGCCTCGCACCGCTATACGCCGTGGGAGCGCATGATGCGCTTCGCTCGGAGGCACCGCGCGGCTCTGACGGTGGCGGCGGCGGCGGTGGTGGCGTTGATGGCGGGGGTGGTACTCGACCACCAGAGAATCCTCCGGGAGCGGGACCGCGCCGAGCAGAAGCAGGCGATCGCGGAGAAGGCGGAGCGCGAGGCCACGCAGCGCGCCGATGCGCTCACGTTGATCGACGCGCGCTCGCTGGTGGCGCAGTCACCCGAGCACGTCTTCTCACAACTGGCTTCGCTCTCGGCGTCCTTCACGGCGTGGGGCCAGGCGCGCACGCTGGCCGCGAATGCGCTGGCGCAGGGGATTCCCCTCACGCTCCGAGGCCATGCCGCCGGCCTCAACCAGGCCATCTTCTCACCCGATGGACTCCAGGTGGTCACCGCGAGCGACGACCGCACGGTTCGCCTCTGGGACGTGAAGGCGGGCACGTCACGGGTGTTGGAGACGTTCGGGGACGAGGCGTGGCGTACCCTCTTCTCGCCCGACGGGCGGAGCGTGGCCTCCAGCGGCAAGGACGGGCAGGTGCGGCTGACGGAGCTGGCCACGGGCACCTCGCGCCTGCTGAAGGGACCGACCCGGCCCGTCATGTCGCTGTTCTTCTCGCCGGACGGGCGCCGCCTCTTTACGGCTGACTACGGCGGAGAGCTCTGGGTCTGGGAGACGGCCTCGGGCGAGGGCCGCCGGGTGGGGACGCATGGCGACGAGGCGGTCGATGCAGGCCTCCTGTCCGATGGGCGGCACCTGTTGTCGGCGGGGGCGAGGGACCTCTCCGTGCGGTTGTGGGATGTGGAGAGCGGCACGGGCCAGCTCCTCGTCCGCCGTGAGCGGCCCATCCACTCCCTGGCCACTGCGCCTCAGGGCGGCGCCTTTGCTGTCGGCGTGGATGAGGGCCAGGTGCTCCTGTGGGAGGGCATGGGCCAGCCCATGCGGGTGCTGGAGGGGAAGTCCGGGCCCATCCACTCGCTGAAGTTCTCGCCCGATGGCCGCTGGCTGGCGGCGCACGCCGCCTCGGGGCCCGTTCTGGTGTGGGAGCTGCCGGGCGGGGCTCCCAGGACGTTCGCGAGTGCTCCCGGGTGGCTGGCCTCGCTCGCGTTTTCCGAGGATGGTCGGTGGCTGGGAGCAACGGGGCGGGATGGCAAGGCCCGGGTGTGGGAGGTGGCCACCGGCAAGCCGCGCGTGCTGCACGGTGCCGTGGCGCCGATTACCTCCGTGGCCTTCTCTCGGGATGGGGCGTCGGTGATCACCACCAGCCAGGATGGCGCGGGCCGCATCTACGACGTGGTGGATCACTCCACCCGTATCTTGGCAGTGCACACGGGGAAGCCTTCGGCGGATGCCTTCTCGCTGATGTCGCGCCACCTGCCGTTGGCCGAGCGCCAGAGCGCACTGATGAGCAAGGTGCTCGCCCTGGCTCCTACGAAGGATGGACGCCACGGGGTGTCCGTGGGAGGGCTGGACGGCCGGCTGCGCGTGTCCCGTCTGGACGGCACCTCCACGCAGGAGGTGCAGGTGGGGCCGGGCGAGCTGACCGCGGCCGATGTGTCGCCGGAGGGCTCTCGGCTGGTGACTGCGGGGCGGGACGGCACGGTGACGCTCTGGAATGAGCAGAGCCAGCGGCTCCAGCAGTTCACGGGTGCCACGGGGCCGCTCAAGGCGGTGGCGCTCTCGGCGGACGGAAGTTGGGTGGCTGCGGGAGAGGCCTCAGGAGGCATCTGGCTGTGGGAGGCGGCCTCGGGCCAAGGGCGGGTGCTGGGGCGGCACGAAGGTGTGGTGCGCGCGCTGGCCTTCTCTCCCGGAGGTCATCAGCTGGCCTCGGGTGGAGCGGATGGGACGCTGCGCCTCTGGAGCCTGCCGAACGGTGAGGGACGTGTGCTGTACCGCCACCAGTCGGAGGTCTCGGTGGTGGTCTTCTCACCGGAGGGCCAGCGGCTGGCTTCCGGGAGCGACGACCACACGGCGTGGCTGCATCGGTTGGAGGGGAACACCGGGCAGCGGCTGGACCTGGGAGGCGCGGGAGTCTCCGCGCTGGACTTCTCTCCGGATGGGACGCAGCTGCTGGTGGCCAACGCGGGGAGCTCCAGCATCCAGCGGTGGGATGTCCAGACAGGCAAGCAGCGAAGCCCGCTGCTGGGGCACACGCACATCGTGATCAGCTGGGCCTTCTCGCCAGAGGGTGAGCGGCTGGCCTCCGCGAGTGTCGATGGCACGGTGCGCCTTTGGGACCTCCAGACGGGCGAGAGCCGGCCGTTGCAGGGACACGAGGGACCGGTCATCCGCGTGGCCTTCTCCCGGGATGGGCGCCAGGTTCTGTCCGCTGGGCACGACGGCACGGTGCGGGTGTGGCGGGATGATCTGCCGCTGGAGCCTGATGAGCTGCGGGAATGGCTGAGGCAGGTGGCGTCCCGCTGACTCGTCATGAACTGTTCGGAAAGGTCGGGACTTTTCGCGCTCAAAACCCCCGACCTTTCCGAACAGTGAGCCTTGAGGCCGGCCGGGGTAGCCGATCTCGCGACATCACAGTGTGACGTTCACGGTCACACCTGGGATGCCCAGGTGAGAGCTAAGTCGTTGAAATGACCGGGGCGAAAACTGGTACGCGGCTTGCGATGGGCTTGGGTACATGGTTGCCGTGGCCCCAATGCTCTCGATATTCCTAGTCGCTGTCCCTGCCACCGAGGGAGCGGTCTGGACGCTGGACCTCCTTGTGGGAGAGGCGCTGGAGAAGAGCCCCAAGGTGGCTGCCGCTCGTGCCGAGGAGACAGGCGCCGAGGAGGGGCTGTCGGCGGAGTCCCGGTGGATGCAGAACAACCCCCAGCTCGAGGTGGAGTACGGCACCGATGCCGTAACCCAGGATGTAGGGGAGCGGCGGATGGCGATCGCGATCAGCCAGCAGCTCCAGGTGGCTGGGCAGCGGGGCTTGAGGGTGGAGCGGGCGGAGGCGGCGCTCACGGCGGCGCGAGCCCGGCGGCGGGCGGCGGAGCTGCGCGTGGCCCGGGAGGCGGCGGATGCGGCGGCGGACTGGGGGCGGCGTGAGGCGCTCGTGAAGCTGATGGAGGAGGCGCTCGCGGCGGCTCGGACATTGGAGGAGGCTGCGGCGAAGCGCTTCGCGGCGGGAGATGTTCCGGAACTGGAGCGCAACGCGGCGGCGCTGGAGCGGGCTCGGGCCGAGGCTCGGGCCGCCCAGGCGCGTGCGGAGGAAGTCTCTGCCCGGGCCTCCTTGAACCGGCTCCTCGGGAGAGCGGCCACGGCGCCGCTGATGGTCACGACCAGCGCCGTGACCTTGCCCGAGGTGCTGGCCGCGCCACAGCCGGAGGTAGAGGAGGCCCGCGCGGAGGCCGAGGCAGCTCGGGCGGAGGTGGATCTGCTGCGCCGGGAGCGCATTCCCGATCCCACCGTGAGCCTCGGCTATGAGCAGGAGCGGCGGCCCGAGGAGCACGCCACGGGCCCGGACTTGCACACGGCCTCGATGGTCGTGGCGCGCCTGTCCCTGCCGCTGCCGCTGTGGAACCGCAACCAGGGAGAGCTCGCCGAAGCGCGAGCCCGGCGAGCGGCCCGTGATGCGGAGCGCCAGAGCCGCGAGCGCGAGGTGGAGGCGGAGCGCGTGTCGGCACGAGAGGGTTATGAGGCAGCGCGGATTGCCGAGGCCGCGCTCACCGCGGCGCTGCCAGGCATTGAGCGCAACCTGACGCTGGTGCAGCGCGCCTACGAGGCGGGAGAGCTGAGCCTGGATGCAGTGTTGCTCGCGAGAGACCGAGCCTACGCCGCGCGAGGGGAGGCCATCGATGCCACCGCAGCGCTGGCTCGGGCCCGTGCCGCGCTGCTGAAGGCCTCGGGCCGCCTGCCGACGGGAGAGGTGCCGCGATGAGACGCCTGTGCTCGGTGCTGCTCTGTCTGCTGGCCGCGCCGGCCTTCGCGCACGGAGGCGAGGACCATGGCGACGCCTCGAAGCCCGTGAGCTCCATAGCGGACGAGACCCATGTGCTCGGGGCCACCGGGGATGTCTTCGAGGTGGTGCTCAAGCACCCCGAGCACGGTGAGGGCGGGAAGACACCGCTGCGCGTGCTCGTCGCGGAGACGGACACCAACGCTCCGGTGTCGGGAGCCGAGGTGGAGCTGACGCTGACCGGGCCGACCGTGCAGGCGCTGAAGCCGAAAATGGAATCGCCCGGTGTGTACCAGGCGGAGGCGGAGCTGCCCGTGGGCGCCGAGTTCGCGGCCGTGGCCACCGTTACCCGAGGTGAGGCAGTGGACGTGCTCGCGCTCGGCGTGGTGCACCTGGAGCCCGAGGAGTCCACGGACCACCCCGGTGGTGCCACGTCGCGCGGGTGGCAGCTGGGCGCGGTGCTCGGGGGCCTGGGCGTGCTGGTGCTCATTTCCTGGGCGAGGGCTCGAAGGATGCGGAGGGCGGCGCCATGAGCCGATGGATGCACGCAGTGGGGGTGCTGCTCGTGGCGGCGGTGGCCTGGGGCCATGGCGGAGAGGACCACGGGGCGCCTCCCTCGAAGCAGGGAGTGGCCGGGCCCGGCATCTCCATCGCGAAGGAGACCCAGTTCCTGCTGGAGATCCGTACCGAGCGCGTACGGACTCGCTCCGTGGAGGCGCGGCTCGTGGCTCCGGGCAAGGTCATCCCCCGGACGGACCGCTATGCCCAG comes from Hyalangium minutum and encodes:
- a CDS encoding WD40 repeat domain-containing serine/threonine protein kinase; translation: MDESAKSAPPSEDGEDSPQPQSRDEVVPSAGDAFAPTLHPSQRTGSIGGVAPMQGGWDLPLVERKRYLLDGIVAEGGHGRILRAKDLHLERLVALKEPIAPGSSTEDTFLREARITARLQHPSIVPVYEAGRWPGGPPFYAMKLVSGRSLAHVVEAMRTLEERLAALPHVLAVAEAMAYAHSQRVIHRDLKPSNILVGEFGETVVVDWGLAEELERPERHAPGTVLGTPAYMPPEQAAGQPVDERADVYALGTILYHLLSGRMPYTGVTSREILKQVVREEPAPLAQLQPRLPKELSGLVSRAMAREPSQRYPTARELAEDLRRFLRGQLVASHRYTPWERMMRFARRHRAALTVAAAAVVALMAGVVLDHQRILRERDRAEQKQAIAEKAEREATQRADALTLIDARSLVAQSPEHVFSQLASLSASFTAWGQARTLAANALAQGIPLTLRGHAAGLNQAIFSPDGLQVVTASDDRTVRLWDVKAGTSRVLETFGDEAWRTLFSPDGRSVASSGKDGQVRLTELATGTSRLLKGPTRPVMSLFFSPDGRRLFTADYGGELWVWETASGEGRRVGTHGDEAVDAGLLSDGRHLLSAGARDLSVRLWDVESGTGQLLVRRERPIHSLATAPQGGAFAVGVDEGQVLLWEGMGQPMRVLEGKSGPIHSLKFSPDGRWLAAHAASGPVLVWELPGGAPRTFASAPGWLASLAFSEDGRWLGATGRDGKARVWEVATGKPRVLHGAVAPITSVAFSRDGASVITTSQDGAGRIYDVVDHSTRILAVHTGKPSADAFSLMSRHLPLAERQSALMSKVLALAPTKDGRHGVSVGGLDGRLRVSRLDGTSTQEVQVGPGELTAADVSPEGSRLVTAGRDGTVTLWNEQSQRLQQFTGATGPLKAVALSADGSWVAAGEASGGIWLWEAASGQGRVLGRHEGVVRALAFSPGGHQLASGGADGTLRLWSLPNGEGRVLYRHQSEVSVVVFSPEGQRLASGSDDHTAWLHRLEGNTGQRLDLGGAGVSALDFSPDGTQLLVANAGSSSIQRWDVQTGKQRSPLLGHTHIVISWAFSPEGERLASASVDGTVRLWDLQTGESRPLQGHEGPVIRVAFSRDGRQVLSAGHDGTVRVWRDDLPLEPDELREWLRQVASR
- a CDS encoding M15 family metallopeptidase; this translates as MTAVSAAQRTAQTSFAAVAASDPTLRQGAKGASVTQLQNLLRNKGYNIAADGDFGPKTTAAVKSFQSSRGLTADGIVGPKTWAALRGGVVSNPGTPAGGKQVTAYTNGRPSTITVVPVGNGQYMRADAARNFKAMQAAAAKAGVNLSATSGFRTMEQQRVLYQKYLNGTGNLAAKPGYSNHQNGISMDVGGIGSYSSKAFNWMKNNAAKYGFQNDVRGEYWHWTFKG
- a CDS encoding inorganic phosphate transporter; the protein is MLLTAVVVIVAVALIFDFINGFHDAANSIATVVSTRVLSPNLAVAWAAFFNFIAAFSGGVKVANTMGKGIINFDMLKAQGSTAVLMVIFSALVGAIAWNLLTWWWGLPSSSSHALAGGMIGATLPVLGFAGLMGTGIATIAAFIVLSPLIGMTMAILLMLASTWSVRKQTPLKVDTWFRRLQLVSSGIFSFSHGTNDAQKVMGIIAVVLFGTIWKDREFHIDWWMILSCHAAIALGTFFGGWRIVRTMGHSLTKLAPIGGFAAETGGGVTIIALAKLWGIPVSTTHTITGAIVGVGSTKGWRAVKWGVAGRIIWAWVFTIPASATMAILVYGLTWAVVRMVG
- a CDS encoding sensor histidine kinase is translated as MPAPPGITRKLLFAFGALVALFAAASLFALGRINEIHEGTHALQAASGRVRAALELATAVRDQYAHLAHTIILGNDSHARFHADARARVEALTRKLWEQAQDAEERAWVGDIQESGDALDRLYRDTLLPAVVSKDQAAVTAAHGHALELVATIQARADALARRFDASIGSFEEHVGAVEHASFLWAVVFLGGATLFAAGVGLYIGNSVARPVARLTEGASRLAQGDLNTRIPEGAPDEFGRLAAQFNRMTEALRAHQEQLVQHEKLAGIGRLAAGVAHEINNPLGVILGYVRLLQRKAEGSLAEDLKVLEEEAVRCQQIVEGLLDLSRPGRVAVEPLALREVCTEVVARLQESPKLKGVEVRVEGDAPAWAHPQRVRQVLFNLVVNAAEAASSGGRVEVRIEPQAGGGASVAVSDSGPGVKPEERPRLFEPFFTTKSSGTGLGLAVSQAIAHAHGGRIEADAGPLGGARFTLHLPPPREGA
- a CDS encoding DUF47 domain-containing protein, which encodes MLQKLMPKSDEFFDDFDAQCAVTVEGAKMLHALLSDYKDVAARVQALKDVEHKGDEVTHRAFNRLHQQFITPFDRTQIHTLLGRIDDVLDLTNAAAARLHYYEIQSSLPDAVELARLLVLSAEKVREVVAALRLIKQPQQILDGCKAIKKLETQADEVLRAGMGRLFKSGADPLTIIKWKEIYDLIETATDKCLSVANVIEGVVLEHS
- a CDS encoding TolC family protein: MLSIFLVAVPATEGAVWTLDLLVGEALEKSPKVAAARAEETGAEEGLSAESRWMQNNPQLEVEYGTDAVTQDVGERRMAIAISQQLQVAGQRGLRVERAEAALTAARARRRAAELRVAREAADAAADWGRREALVKLMEEALAAARTLEEAAAKRFAAGDVPELERNAAALERARAEARAAQARAEEVSARASLNRLLGRAATAPLMVTTSAVTLPEVLAAPQPEVEEARAEAEAARAEVDLLRRERIPDPTVSLGYEQERRPEEHATGPDLHTASMVVARLSLPLPLWNRNQGELAEARARRAARDAERQSREREVEAERVSAREGYEAARIAEAALTAALPGIERNLTLVQRAYEAGELSLDAVLLARDRAYAARGEAIDATAALARARAALLKASGRLPTGEVPR
- a CDS encoding FixH family protein, producing MRRLCSVLLCLLAAPAFAHGGEDHGDASKPVSSIADETHVLGATGDVFEVVLKHPEHGEGGKTPLRVLVAETDTNAPVSGAEVELTLTGPTVQALKPKMESPGVYQAEAELPVGAEFAAVATVTRGEAVDVLALGVVHLEPEESTDHPGGATSRGWQLGAVLGGLGVLVLISWARARRMRRAAP
- a CDS encoding sigma-54-dependent transcriptional regulator produces the protein MSAPDKPSVLVVDDKENMLKLFSRILGDAYAVTTAADGERALGLLASREFDVVVTDIQMPGADGFAVLREVKRRWPATEVVLVTAYASIPKAVEAMREGAYDYLAKPFDPDEVALVVARALEQRRQRREAEGLKQQLAAAPDFHGLLGTSAAMRQTCALLTQGAARDFTVLLTGETGTGKELAARAVHAESPRKGRPFVAVNCGALPAELVESELFGHAKGAFTGATVAKAGLFEEAHGGTLFLDEAGDLPLAMQVKLNRALQEKEVRRVGTTQPINVDVRVVAATHRDLQAEVSAGRFREDLYYRLNVFTVRMPALRERREDIPLLAMHFLAKAGRPLEGFTPEALRTLTAYAWPGNVRQLENAVARAVAVAPGPRIRPEDLPPELSPSSSGGGPLPAESLAKMPYREAVDSARDAVSREYLVALMQEFGGNVTHAAERAGMERESLHRLLKRYGVRSDDFKRSE